Below is a genomic region from Prunus persica cultivar Lovell chromosome G3, Prunus_persica_NCBIv2, whole genome shotgun sequence.
ATATCATTACAAATTCATATTCAATGTCATCCATTCCATCTGTGAAATCAATAGAGCGATTACCTCAGGGATATAAATTCGAAGAAGGTTCATAAGGGAAAGGCAGCTGGGACTGAGAGCTTCTAAGAATCTTTTATGTTCTCCATCATACTCGAAGTCctcttctttcaaatttttgtaaTATTGTCCCCAAATCAGGCGATGGATCTCTAACATCTCTTTGACCGCAACATTTACTTCCTGAGACCACTCGTACTGGTGTAACCCTTTAACTTCCACCACTGCTGATTGAATAGAATGAATTGCAAACCATGCATGCATTGGAGTGTAAGTTTTCTTGTCAGTCACTATGTGAAAAATCAACTTTTCAGGGTTGGCTGATTTTTCGACTGTAGAAGAGATAACAACAGAAGCTGCAAGGACATTATCAGTTAGGAGAACAAGGTGGTGAAAGGAGGGATCAGAAAGTCGAGAAACATATTCAGGAGGAGGCAAGCGAGATCGAGCCATCGCGTTTACAGCATATTCTTCagctaatttgaggcaaagaCAATGTAGGCTCTTGGGCACACCATGTGAGGCTAAATGCCAGTAAATTGACTCACGCTGCCTGGCTGACTGAACCTTGTGTTCCATCCTTGATAGCTGCATATTAAGTAACAAACTATTCTTCAGTTAATTAAGCAGTATATTGACAGAGATTCAACAAATTACTTTGGGTTATTCAACAAAGCCACATTGATCTTTTACAAATATTATGCTAGTTGTCACAATTTTTATCTCAAACAGCTTTTCTGAAGATTAATTTACAATAAATACGAAAAAGGCATTTCTTAAATCTTCAACATAATTTTACTTCATGTCAAATTTAGACCTTGAAATCTGTTCACTTTTGTCCAACTAACTGCAGCTAGCATCTGTGGCCAAAATTTAGGCAGCAATTATCGAATCAGTTTGCCACCTTTCAAAGTTCTTGTGGTCCCAAAGGCTTGCACACTCTAAAGTAAAGGGAGTTTCATATGAGGAACTAGGAAGTAAAGCAATCTATGCGAAAGATGCTCAACTTCAAGATTctgcataaaaacaacaaGCAACGGAAGAAAAAAGGGGCATGGATAGTGATGGCACAAATCGTCAAAATCAATTTTCAGTAGAAAATGACACCTTGGGCAACTACACTAGGACCACAAATGTGTATTCTGCCCGCTATTGTTAGAGaaactttttatttgcttgaacAAACAGCCAAAGAACATTGTAGGCAGAGATGGGCCAGTTGGCAATGGAAATTTTTTGGCATGCAACACGCAATTTTCATTTAGGACAAATAAATCTCTGAAATTATTGATATGTGGGTCTAAAGAAAATTGGGTCATATAAGTTTAGAATTGTATTCCAGTTACTAGGAACGAAACAAAGAGAAATGGAAATTGTTTTGAATTGAAACTGGAAGCAGGTAGTTTCTATAAACTGGTTTACTGGTTTTGgactctctttttccttcatattAACCCGTGAGCTTCCAAAACTAATCCAATACCATACGAGCAAGGAGTCTCCTTAACATAATTATAGTAGCAAAGCAACAGCCCcagaaataacaaaattaataaataaaaacaaactaaattaaattagGGGGTAGATTTATGTAGGAGAGTTAACCAGACCCAAGACCAATTCCAATAGATAAGCCAGTTGGGTAGGTGGAGTTTAAAAGTTTTAGACCAACTTTTGCCAACCCGAAATGATGTACTAGACAATAGAAATGGTGGCATCACCATCATCCCTATCAGTACATACCAAAAGTGATgatggaaaaagaaacaaaactaaCCGCTGGCTAATAGCTATAAATGAAGAGATAAAGATAAAGCGTAGTGAAAGTGAGTGAGAGTTTACCATAGCCTTTGTTTTGAAAGCGAAGGCTTTGACATCTTGTTGCTTCAACGTCATCTCCTGCACAAGCTGGTTGAAAGACTCTATCCCTTTCTCATTATTATCGACCTTACCATCCTTTGCTTCCAGCAGTGCTCTTGTCAACTCCTCTCTGAGCTTCATTGCGGTACATTTACATGCATCACCCACGTAAAAAACAATAACCCATTAGATGATTAAATCACAGCCGTCTGATGTTTGATCCCACTAAACCGTGTTGACGTGggattggaaaagaaaaaagctatTGACAGTTGGTTCCACTCAAAGTTATGGATTGATGATGTAGTGGAAGCAGTCAAAATAGTTCTGGTTTGGAAATAGAGGTTTTGGGCCAATTattgcattttttgtttttattcctttttttaaattaagatCAAGTGGACGAGAATAATATGATTGCATACAACTGGCCACGTGTCCACGAAAGCAACTGATGGGGGTGAGGCAAATACCGACACACCCCCAAATGCGCTTATCCATTGACTGCTATTCTATGTAATTTCTTAGTACGAAAATGATATCACCTACTCAATCGTCTAACATTAAATACCACATATCAATTAGGAAACAATTAAGCCAAATATAAACaacttttattaaaatctaGCAGATAATGCGTACATGTTTACTAATACATGTACTCTTACGAAAATGTCCCCCACATGCTTCTTCCATATAATTACTTTCAGTAATTTTGAGTgattctgaaaaaaaaaacacattttatACGGTCCTCtataaaatcaattaaaatcaCTTAACATAATTACATGAAAGTAATTCTCCGTATATGTGGTACCGGGGTTATATGCTCTAAATAAAGTTGGACAaaaatctttgtttttttttctttttcggtgCAAAATAagctgaaaaatgaaaatggtaTTTGGTAAATAGAGTGTTGGGAGCATTTAGCACTTACCATAGATTCGTCGCTCCCGCTGAAAAACCTCCATCCTATACAGTCTGCATTaccaaacacaaaacaacaaaattccCAAATAATTAAAGTCGGAAATCATTCTTGAAAGATAGACAATAGAACAGAATTCAAGGGTATTATTGAGATACAGAacttggaagaaaaaagccTGGTTCACAATCAGAACTCAGAACAGAACAGCTTTTTGCTTATTATTATGCTTGGCTATGaaaattggaatttgaaaaggcaaaaaaatgTACAATAGCCAACAGCTGCGTTTTAGTTAGCACAGCACTCCAAAATCTTTTTCagataattttcaaaatatctcAAATCAATATATTATAGatatttaattaacttttaaCCTAAAAactttaagaaaagaaaaaagaaaagaaaaaaactagagagagagagagtttgtgTTGTTACCAAGCGTGGAAGAGCAGGCAGTGGCAGATTCAAGGACAATGAACGCAATTCTGACGAAAAGGAAGGGCAAAATTAGCGCGAGCACCAGCACCAACGGCAACACCGTCCGGCCGGAAATCCTCCGAGTCGCCGGAGATGCCTTGCTGGCGCCGGCGCTCGATATCGTCAGCCTCTTTATCCCCGTCGTGGATATGTAGAACTTCATCTTCCTCCAAAGCAAGAAGCAGAGCAGCTTTCTCTCTTCTGCAGCTTCATCAATACGACGGCGGATGATCGGGCTAGAGAGTGCAGAACAGTCTCGAGCTCATT
It encodes:
- the LOC18783897 gene encoding probable galacturonosyltransferase 15, yielding MKFYISTTGIKRLTISSAGASKASPATRRISGRTVLPLVLVLALILPFLFVRIAFIVLESATACSSTLDCIGWRFFSGSDESMLREELTRALLEAKDGKVDNNEKGIESFNQLVQEMTLKQQDVKAFAFKTKAMLSRMEHKVQSARQRESIYWHLASHGVPKSLHCLCLKLAEEYAVNAMARSRLPPPEYVSRLSDPSFHHLVLLTDNVLAASVVISSTVEKSANPEKLIFHIVTDKKTYTPMHAWFAIHSIQSAVVEVKGLHQYEWSQEVNVAVKEMLEIHRLIWGQYYKNLKEEDFEYDGEHKRFLEALSPSCLSLMNLLRIYIPELFPDLNKIVFLDDDIVVQHDISSLWELDLNGNVVGAVVNSWDGDNCCPGRKYKDYFNFSHPIISSNFDHNRCAWLYGMNVYDLEAWRRANITETYHHWLKLSQESGLTLWRPGIIPPALIAFEGHVHHIDPLWHVAGLGSRSPEVPRDILEAASVIHFSGPAKPWLEIGFPEVRGLWNKHVNSSNKFVRKCRIMG